A region of Massilia sp. WG5 DNA encodes the following proteins:
- a CDS encoding response regulator transcription factor, with translation MYRVLLVEDDPRLAELVTEYLSGYEFSVELATRGDTALEHFKEKQPDIVVLDLMLPGMDGMVVCRQIREQSGVPILILTAREDTYDEVSGLEQGADDFVNKPVQPRVLLARLRALLRRTQAKAASDSRALEFGALRIMTSDRSVSWRGQPCVLSNTEYKLLLVLAEAAGRVLSRDELLKKMRGIEFDGLDRSIDNCISKLRKKFDDNLSEKIKTVWGEGYLFSPSAWN, from the coding sequence ATGTATCGCGTACTGTTGGTCGAAGACGATCCGCGCCTGGCGGAACTGGTCACGGAATACCTGTCCGGCTATGAATTCTCGGTCGAGCTCGCTACTCGCGGCGACACCGCGCTCGAGCATTTCAAGGAGAAGCAGCCCGACATCGTCGTGCTCGACCTGATGCTGCCCGGCATGGACGGCATGGTGGTCTGCCGCCAGATCCGCGAGCAGTCCGGAGTGCCGATCCTGATCCTGACCGCGCGCGAAGACACCTACGACGAAGTCTCGGGCCTCGAACAGGGCGCCGACGACTTCGTCAACAAGCCGGTCCAGCCGCGTGTGCTGCTGGCCCGCCTGCGCGCCCTGCTGCGCCGCACCCAGGCCAAGGCGGCGTCGGACAGCCGCGCGCTGGAATTCGGCGCCTTGCGCATCATGACCAGCGACCGCAGCGTCAGCTGGCGCGGCCAGCCCTGCGTCCTCAGCAATACCGAATACAAGCTGCTGCTGGTGCTGGCCGAGGCGGCCGGCCGGGTGCTGTCGCGCGACGAACTGCTCAAGAAGATGCGCGGCATCGAGTTCGACGGCCTCGACCGCAGCATCGACAACTGCATCTCCAAGCTGCGCAAGAAGTTCGACGACAACCTGTCGGAAAAGATCAAGACGGTGTGGGGCGAGGGTTACCTGTTCTCGCCTTCGGCCTGGAATTGA
- a CDS encoding aminotransferase class V-fold PLP-dependent enzyme, which translates to MDIPKHWSPSRRDFMRIIGSGAALAALGPLAACSHSHASSPIDELRAQLLADEAFWTNVRDMFILNPAKRFMNVGTAGSMPKVALDLFDTENRAKAAESGNGYSNLLAERTQVAPGFGVDPDELAFSANTSSGMCHAVLGIDWNPGDVIVTTNHEHGGGETPLAIATARYGIEVSRIPLPVGNNQNAATYVTLFDTRIKELKAQGKRVRAMMFSAPTYKTGTMLPIADLMNVVRQHELISIVDGAHLPGMMAYDYAQLGMDFMSGAGHKWQCGPGSTGILIVRNKLRPSNPLPLPNWFPIHTSSWTAHQRGATRTPAYDIGSTITSCGSLHTPMFHSLVSSCQMWDQIGRKKIETYDLALSAYLKEKIAEKWGVERLYSPKDDPKLVSAVSSFNPFIKETDVLDSVKSGQFVSRMLSDYSPGFVIRNVNVPVIGAPSDHYVIRISTHLWTSATDIDRLVDAMWDLSRKMG; encoded by the coding sequence ATGGATATTCCGAAGCACTGGAGCCCGAGCAGGCGCGACTTCATGCGGATCATCGGCTCGGGCGCGGCGCTGGCCGCCCTCGGCCCGCTCGCCGCGTGCAGCCACAGCCACGCCAGCAGCCCGATCGACGAACTGCGGGCGCAATTGCTGGCCGACGAGGCCTTCTGGACCAACGTCAGGGACATGTTCATCCTGAACCCGGCCAAGCGCTTCATGAACGTCGGCACGGCAGGGTCGATGCCGAAAGTGGCGCTCGACCTGTTCGACACCGAAAACCGTGCCAAGGCGGCCGAATCCGGCAACGGCTACAGCAACCTGCTGGCCGAACGCACGCAGGTGGCGCCGGGCTTCGGCGTCGATCCGGACGAGCTGGCGTTCTCGGCCAACACCTCGTCCGGCATGTGCCACGCGGTCCTCGGCATCGACTGGAACCCGGGCGACGTGATCGTCACCACCAACCACGAGCATGGCGGCGGCGAGACCCCGCTGGCGATCGCGACCGCGCGCTACGGGATCGAAGTCTCGCGCATCCCGCTGCCAGTCGGAAACAACCAGAACGCCGCCACCTATGTCACGCTGTTCGACACCCGCATCAAGGAATTGAAGGCGCAGGGCAAGCGCGTGCGCGCGATGATGTTCTCGGCCCCGACCTACAAGACCGGCACCATGCTGCCGATCGCCGACCTGATGAACGTGGTCAGGCAGCACGAGCTGATCAGCATCGTCGACGGCGCCCACCTGCCCGGCATGATGGCCTACGACTACGCCCAGCTCGGCATGGACTTCATGTCGGGCGCCGGCCACAAATGGCAATGCGGCCCCGGCTCGACCGGCATCCTGATCGTGCGCAACAAGCTGCGTCCGTCGAACCCGCTGCCGCTGCCGAACTGGTTCCCGATCCATACCAGCAGCTGGACGGCGCACCAGCGCGGCGCGACCCGCACGCCGGCCTACGACATCGGCTCGACCATCACCTCGTGCGGCAGCCTGCACACGCCGATGTTCCACTCGCTGGTCTCGAGCTGCCAGATGTGGGACCAGATCGGCCGCAAGAAGATCGAAACCTACGACCTGGCACTGTCGGCCTACCTGAAGGAAAAGATCGCCGAGAAGTGGGGCGTCGAGCGCCTGTATTCGCCGAAGGACGATCCGAAGCTGGTGTCCGCGGTGAGCTCGTTCAACCCCTTCATCAAGGAGACCGACGTGCTCGACAGCGTCAAGTCGGGCCAGTTCGTCAGCCGCATGCTGAGCGACTACAGCCCCGGCTTCGTGATCCGCAACGTGAACGTGCCGGTGATCGGCGCGCCCAGCGACCACTACGTCATCCGGATCTCGACCCACCTGTGGACCAGCGCCACCGACATCGACCGCCTGGTCGACGCCATGTGGGACTTGAGCCGGAAGATGGGCTGA
- a CDS encoding Rid family detoxifying hydrolase, whose translation MALCIGASAIVLGGCASPPPHKMALSTDKIYPAIGPYSQMIGYGNLIYFSGLISLNKEGSAIEGATIEEQTRHVLDYVGAGLASQGLSYDDVLSSTVYMKDLNEFAAMNAVYGQYFKKDPPARATLEVARIPRDAKIEIAIIAGRK comes from the coding sequence ATGGCTTTGTGCATTGGCGCCAGTGCAATCGTGCTGGGCGGCTGTGCGTCCCCGCCGCCGCACAAGATGGCGCTTTCGACCGACAAGATCTACCCGGCAATCGGTCCATATTCCCAGATGATCGGGTACGGCAATCTCATCTATTTTTCCGGCCTCATTTCCCTGAACAAGGAAGGCAGCGCGATCGAGGGCGCCACCATCGAGGAGCAGACCAGGCATGTGCTCGACTACGTCGGCGCGGGGCTGGCCTCGCAGGGCCTGAGCTATGACGACGTCCTGTCGAGCACCGTCTACATGAAGGACCTGAACGAGTTCGCGGCGATGAACGCCGTGTATGGCCAGTACTTCAAGAAGGATCCGCCGGCCCGCGCGACGCTCGAGGTCGCCCGCATTCCACGCGACGCTAAGATCGAGATCGCGATCATCGCCGGACGCAAGTAA
- a CDS encoding DUF2092 domain-containing protein, whose amino-acid sequence MTFPHQMKARRAAAGAVLLGAALAQTAAHADEADARRLLKTMSDYLAAQKAISFEFDSRLDIVSTEQQKITLAASGSVILNRPDKLHVTRRGGFANMEMSFDGKTATLLGKNSKLYAQVEAAGTIDQLVDVLRDKYHRPVPGADLLMSDPYKEWMPEVTEVKDLGSGVIRGVECDHLAFRTREVDWQIWIAQGPNPYPCRYSINSRKVVGAPEYSLDIRDWKTGAQVAADPFKLSIPAGAQKLTPEKVQELSDIPSVFKAAGAAKGKP is encoded by the coding sequence ATGACTTTCCCGCATCAAATGAAGGCTCGCCGCGCCGCGGCCGGGGCGGTGCTGCTGGGCGCCGCGCTGGCGCAGACGGCGGCCCATGCCGACGAAGCCGATGCCAGGCGGCTGCTGAAGACGATGTCCGACTACCTGGCCGCGCAAAAAGCGATTTCCTTCGAGTTCGACTCGCGTCTCGACATCGTCAGTACCGAGCAGCAGAAGATCACCCTGGCCGCTTCGGGGAGCGTGATCCTGAACCGGCCGGACAAGCTGCACGTCACCCGGCGCGGCGGCTTTGCGAACATGGAGATGAGTTTCGACGGCAAGACCGCGACCCTGCTCGGCAAGAATTCGAAGCTGTACGCGCAGGTCGAGGCGGCCGGCACGATCGACCAGCTGGTGGACGTGCTGCGCGACAAATACCATCGCCCGGTGCCGGGCGCGGACCTGCTGATGTCCGATCCGTACAAGGAGTGGATGCCCGAGGTCACCGAGGTCAAGGATCTCGGCAGCGGCGTGATCCGCGGCGTGGAATGCGACCATCTCGCCTTCCGCACGCGCGAGGTCGACTGGCAGATCTGGATTGCCCAGGGGCCGAATCCCTATCCCTGTCGCTACAGCATCAACAGCAGGAAAGTCGTCGGGGCGCCGGAATACAGCCTCGACATCCGGGACTGGAAGACCGGCGCCCAGGTTGCCGCCGACCCCTTCAAGCTGAGCATCCCGGCCGGGGCCCAGAAACTCACGCCGGAAAAAGTCCAGGAGCTGAGCGACATTCCGAGCGTCTTCAAGGCCGCCGGCGCGGCGAAAGGCAAGCCATGA
- a CDS encoding heparinase II/III family protein: protein MTLHRKGILVAAAFSSLLWPLGAHADWAQSSDPLVVRANPSSGEAQLQNPPTFTWARHPGGAAHYDIEITREGGAPVTATVDRNWYLPTRSLVQGRYTWRVRPAGSNDWSTPRAFSITGKSTVFEVPDNATLRARILARARPRSLSPSFAPYAGWGAAKKKDLDPYVSRLANEVKLQIGALPDLDDQRWPLVMSRPMTAAMAAQQRDVAHRTDEASRQLEAAALLWRLKKDPVYLKEAFRRGDQLAALSASGATSYTNQDQATRQIALSLLKAVDLLAGDLDAGRKERWLNIANVRAREMFKDLSADRGRLDQNPLDSHGVTLQGYMALISTLALGELPDAQKWFDFSFRAHASTPEPWSGQEGGYANGTAYAEYTAGYMIALWDPILQATGVNLYAKPWTVGFMDFIIDFVPPGASVHAFGDGSETRPDFRVLRALANRMVSPRAAWYAGKLTANEDALSTLEGPYPMPVTGTRRKIQPANAAWFPGIGWVAMHKNIGSRGDASFYFKSSPYGSFNHSHGDQNGLLLSVGGQPLLVKAGWYDWYGSPRWTDWYHQTRSQNAITFDGGKGQLVDGYREQLLRNGRITEFAVRPAYDYAEGDATPAYGGQLTQARRQIVYLHRANAMVVHDKLSATIPHTYEFNVHAPSVMKVESPSSVKIAAGGQSVCLRDLNGNAPFAKWDGPAPKKGVTEDHGAFYLKNGGRSMAEFLVLLDVGCKRPRVSVDNAGGRRTVTVGGQTFEFD, encoded by the coding sequence ATGACATTGCATCGGAAAGGAATCCTTGTCGCGGCGGCCTTCTCGTCGCTGCTGTGGCCACTCGGGGCGCACGCCGACTGGGCGCAGTCAAGCGACCCGCTCGTCGTGCGGGCGAACCCGTCCAGCGGCGAGGCCCAGCTGCAGAACCCGCCCACCTTCACCTGGGCCCGTCACCCGGGCGGGGCGGCCCATTACGACATCGAGATAACGCGGGAGGGCGGGGCGCCGGTCACGGCGACCGTCGACCGCAACTGGTACCTGCCGACCAGGTCCCTGGTGCAGGGCAGGTACACATGGCGCGTGCGTCCGGCCGGTTCGAACGACTGGTCGACCCCGCGTGCGTTCTCGATCACCGGCAAGTCGACCGTGTTCGAGGTGCCGGACAATGCCACGCTGCGTGCGCGCATCCTGGCCAGGGCGCGGCCGCGTTCGCTGTCGCCCTCGTTCGCGCCGTATGCCGGATGGGGCGCCGCGAAGAAGAAGGACCTGGACCCGTACGTGAGCCGCCTGGCCAACGAAGTCAAGCTGCAGATCGGGGCCTTGCCCGACCTCGACGACCAACGCTGGCCGCTCGTGATGTCCAGGCCGATGACGGCGGCGATGGCCGCCCAGCAGCGGGATGTAGCGCACCGTACCGACGAAGCGTCGCGCCAGCTGGAAGCGGCAGCCCTCCTGTGGCGCCTGAAGAAGGATCCGGTGTACCTGAAGGAGGCCTTCAGGCGTGGCGACCAGCTGGCTGCGCTGAGTGCTTCCGGCGCGACCAGCTACACCAACCAGGACCAGGCCACGCGCCAGATCGCGCTGTCGCTGCTGAAGGCGGTCGACCTGCTGGCCGGCGACCTGGACGCCGGCCGCAAGGAACGGTGGCTGAACATCGCGAACGTGCGCGCCAGGGAAATGTTCAAGGACCTGTCCGCCGACCGGGGGCGCCTGGACCAGAACCCCCTGGATTCGCACGGCGTGACGCTGCAGGGCTACATGGCGCTGATCTCGACGCTGGCGCTGGGCGAACTGCCGGATGCGCAGAAGTGGTTCGACTTCAGCTTCCGCGCCCACGCCAGTACGCCGGAGCCCTGGTCGGGGCAGGAAGGCGGCTATGCCAACGGCACCGCCTACGCCGAATACACGGCCGGCTACATGATCGCGCTCTGGGATCCGATCCTGCAGGCGACCGGCGTGAACCTGTATGCCAAGCCGTGGACGGTCGGCTTCATGGACTTCATCATCGACTTCGTCCCGCCGGGCGCGTCGGTGCATGCCTTCGGCGACGGTTCCGAGACCAGGCCCGACTTCCGCGTGCTGCGCGCGCTGGCGAACCGCATGGTGTCGCCGCGCGCGGCCTGGTATGCGGGCAAGCTGACGGCGAACGAGGATGCGCTGTCCACCCTCGAAGGGCCGTACCCGATGCCGGTGACCGGCACCAGGCGCAAGATCCAGCCGGCCAACGCGGCCTGGTTCCCGGGCATCGGCTGGGTGGCGATGCACAAGAACATCGGCTCGCGCGGGGACGCGTCCTTCTACTTCAAGTCCAGCCCCTACGGCTCCTTCAACCACAGCCACGGCGACCAGAACGGCCTGCTGCTGTCGGTGGGCGGCCAGCCGCTGCTGGTCAAGGCCGGCTGGTACGACTGGTACGGCTCGCCGCGCTGGACCGACTGGTACCACCAGACCAGGTCGCAGAACGCGATCACCTTCGACGGCGGCAAGGGCCAGCTGGTGGACGGCTACCGCGAACAGCTGCTGCGCAATGGCCGGATCACCGAATTCGCGGTGCGGCCGGCGTATGACTATGCGGAGGGCGACGCCACCCCGGCCTACGGCGGCCAGCTGACCCAGGCCCGCCGCCAGATCGTGTACCTGCACCGGGCGAACGCGATGGTGGTGCACGACAAGCTGTCGGCAACCATACCGCACACCTACGAGTTCAATGTGCACGCCCCGAGCGTGATGAAGGTCGAGAGCCCCTCGAGCGTGAAGATTGCGGCGGGCGGCCAGTCGGTCTGCCTGCGCGACCTGAACGGCAATGCCCCCTTCGCGAAATGGGACGGCCCGGCGCCGAAGAAGGGCGTGACGGAAGACCACGGCGCGTTCTACCTGAAGAACGGCGGCCGGTCGATGGCGGAATTCCTGGTGCTGCTGGATGTCGGCTGCAAGCGGCCGCGCGTGAGCGTCGACAATGCGGGAGGGCGGCGCACGGTGACGGTCGGGGGACAGACCTTCGAGTTCGATTGA
- a CDS encoding superoxide dismutase has protein sequence MEHTLPPLPYAKDALQPTMSAETLEFHYGKHHQAYVTNLNNLIKGTEFENMPLEEIIKKSQGGVFNNSAQVWNHTFFWNCMKPNGGGAPTGPVADAINAKWGSFDKFKEEFQKSAVGNFGSGWTWLVKKTDGSVDIVNTSNAGTPLTTENKALLTVDVWEHAYYIDYRNARPKFVESWWNIVNWDFVNQNFA, from the coding sequence ATGGAACATACTCTGCCGCCGCTGCCGTACGCCAAGGATGCCCTCCAGCCGACCATGTCGGCTGAAACGCTGGAATTCCACTACGGTAAGCATCACCAGGCTTACGTCACGAACCTGAACAACCTGATCAAGGGCACCGAGTTCGAAAACATGCCCCTGGAAGAAATCATCAAGAAATCGCAGGGCGGCGTGTTCAACAATTCCGCCCAGGTGTGGAACCACACCTTCTTCTGGAACTGCATGAAGCCGAACGGCGGCGGCGCGCCGACCGGTCCGGTGGCCGACGCCATCAACGCCAAGTGGGGCTCGTTCGACAAGTTCAAGGAAGAGTTCCAGAAGTCGGCCGTGGGCAACTTCGGTTCGGGCTGGACCTGGCTGGTGAAGAAGACCGACGGCAGCGTCGACATCGTCAACACCTCGAACGCCGGCACCCCGCTGACCACCGAGAACAAGGCCCTGCTGACCGTCGACGTCTGGGAGCACGCCTACTACATCGACTACCGCAACGCCCGTCCGAAGTTCGTCGAGTCGTGGTGGAACATCGTCAACTGGGACTTCGTGAACCAGAACTTCGCGTAA
- the xseA gene encoding exodeoxyribonuclease VII large subunit: MLTPPDTDPAYAAPPVLTVTALNQQVARLLERSFPLVWIGGEISNFTRAASGHWYFTLKDDAAQVRAVMFRGRAQYAGFTPREGDKVEVRALVTLYGARGDYQINVEAIRRAGVGALYEAFMRLKERLGNEGLFDQERKRPLPLFTRAIGIVTSLQAAALRDVLTALRRRAPHVRVVLYPAPVQGQGAAEKIAEAIATASRRREVDVLLVCRGGGSIEDLWSFNEEVVARAINAASMPVISGVGHETDFTIADFAADLRAATPTAAAELAATARDDWMSSLEADADDLRRAMERILSEANQSLDSFSRRMISPSDRIAHQRVKLLAMASSLTHAVRAPVNRNGVLLAQLQQRWARHLPDVRSLRTLLASERRQLAASMTGKLRQQREALAALGAQLELLNPQRTLERGYAIVSNTKGKVLHAPGQIKPRDTIVVRLAQGSAEVGVASVQDLLE, encoded by the coding sequence ATGCTGACCCCGCCCGACACCGATCCGGCCTACGCCGCCCCGCCCGTCCTTACCGTCACCGCGCTCAACCAGCAGGTCGCGCGCCTGCTGGAACGCTCGTTTCCGCTGGTGTGGATCGGCGGCGAGATCTCGAACTTCACCCGCGCCGCGTCCGGCCACTGGTACTTCACGCTGAAGGACGATGCCGCCCAGGTGCGCGCCGTGATGTTCCGCGGCCGCGCCCAGTACGCCGGCTTCACGCCGCGCGAGGGCGACAAGGTCGAGGTGCGCGCCCTGGTCACCCTGTACGGCGCGCGCGGCGACTACCAGATCAACGTCGAGGCGATCCGCCGGGCCGGCGTCGGCGCCCTGTACGAAGCCTTCATGCGCCTCAAGGAACGGCTCGGCAATGAAGGCCTGTTCGACCAGGAGCGCAAGCGCCCGCTGCCGCTGTTCACGCGCGCCATCGGCATCGTCACCAGCCTGCAGGCGGCGGCCCTGCGCGACGTGCTTACCGCGCTGCGGCGCCGCGCCCCGCACGTGCGCGTGGTGCTCTATCCGGCCCCGGTGCAGGGCCAGGGCGCGGCCGAGAAGATCGCCGAGGCCATCGCCACCGCATCGCGGCGGCGCGAAGTCGACGTGCTGCTGGTCTGCCGCGGCGGCGGGTCGATCGAGGACTTGTGGAGCTTTAACGAAGAGGTGGTGGCGCGCGCGATCAATGCCGCGTCGATGCCGGTGATCTCGGGCGTGGGCCACGAGACCGACTTCACGATCGCCGACTTTGCCGCCGACCTGCGCGCCGCCACCCCGACCGCCGCCGCCGAGCTGGCCGCCACCGCCCGCGACGATTGGATGAGCTCACTCGAAGCGGATGCCGACGACCTGCGCCGCGCGATGGAACGCATCCTGTCCGAGGCCAACCAGAGCCTCGACAGCTTCAGCCGCCGGATGATCAGCCCTTCGGACCGGATCGCCCACCAGCGCGTGAAACTCCTGGCCATGGCCAGCAGTCTGACGCATGCGGTGCGCGCGCCGGTCAACCGCAACGGCGTGCTGCTGGCCCAGCTGCAGCAGCGCTGGGCGCGCCACCTGCCGGATGTGCGTTCGCTGCGCACCCTGCTGGCCTCCGAGCGCCGCCAGCTGGCGGCCAGCATGACCGGCAAGCTGCGCCAGCAGCGCGAGGCGCTCGCCGCCCTGGGCGCCCAACTGGAGCTGCTGAACCCGCAGCGCACGCTCGAGCGCGGCTATGCGATCGTCAGCAATACCAAGGGCAAGGTGCTGCACGCGCCCGGCCAGATCAAGCCGCGCGATACCATCGTGGTGCGGCTGGCCCAGGGCAGCGCCGAAGTCGGCGTGGCGAGCGTACAGGATTTGCTTGAATGA